Within Microbacterium proteolyticum, the genomic segment GCGTGCCGCCCGTCGGGGCCGTCTGCGCACCGTTGCCGTTGCCGCCGGTCGCAGCGTTCCCGCTCGCGGAGCCGTTGCCGCCGCGGCCGCCGCTCCGGCGGTTGCCGTTGCCGTTCCCGTTGCCGTTCGTCGACGGAGCGGAACGGTGCTTGACCACGGGGTCGTGGTGCACGACGACACCGCGCCCGGCGCAGACCTCGCACGCCTCGCTGAACGTCTCGAGGAGGCCGAGGCCCAGCTTCTTGCGGGTCATCTGCACCAGACCGAGGGAGGTGACCTCGGCGACCTGGTGCTTCGTCCGGTCGCGGCTCAGGCACTCGATCAGTCGACGCAGCACGAGGTCGCGGTTGGACTCGAGCACCATGTCGATGAAGTCGACGACGATGATGCCGCCGATGTCGCGCAGGCGCAGCTGGCGGACGATCTCCTCCGCCGCTTCGAGGTTGTTCTTGGTGACCGTCTCCTCGAGGTTTCCGCCCGAGCCGACGAACTTGCCGGTGTTGACGTCGACGACGGTCATCGCCTCGGTGCGGTCGATCACGAGCGACCCGCCCGAGGGCAGCCAGACCTTGCGGTCGAGGGCCTTCTCGATCTGCTCGGTGATGCGGAACGCGTCGAACGGATCCTGGTCGCCCTCGTACTTCTCGACGCGCTCGAGCAGGTCGGGGGCGACGCCGGCGAGGTAGTTCGAAATGGTCGTGAGCGCTTCGTCACCCTGGATGAGCATGCGCGTGAAGTCCTCGTTGAAGACGTCGCGCACGATCTTGACGAGGAGGTCGGGCTCAGAGTGCAGGAGCGCCGGCGCCTGGATCGACGAGACCTGGGTGCTGATGTGCTCCCACTGCGCGGTGAGGCGCTGGACGTCGCGCGTGAGCTGATCCTCGGTCGCGCCCTCCGCGGCGGTGCGGACGATGACGCCCGACGACTCGGGCAGCACCTCCTTGAGGATCTTCTTCAGGCGCGCGCGCTCGGTGTCGGGGAGCTTGCGGGAGATGCCGTTCATCGACCCGTTCGGCACGTACACGAGGTAGCGGCCGGGGAGCGAGATCTGGCTCGTCAGGCGCGCACCCTTGTGGCCCACCGGGTCCTTCGTGACCTGCACGAGCACGCGGTCGCCGGACTTCAGCGCCAGCTCGATGCGGCGGGGCTGGTTGCCGGTCTCGACGCCGTCCCAGTCGACCTCGCCGGAGTACAGCACGGCGTTGCGGCCGCGGCCGATGTCGACGAACGCGGCTTCCATGCTCGGCAGCACGTTCTGCACGCGACCGAGATAGACGTTGCCGATGAGCGAGGCGTCCTGGTTGCGGGCGACGTAGTGCTCTACGAGCACGTTGTCCTCGAGCACACCGATCTGGATGCGGCCGGACTTCGACCGCACGACCATGACGCGGTCCACGGCCTCGCGGCGGGCGAGGAACTCGGCCTCGGTCACGACGGGGCGGCGGCGCCCGGCCTCGCGGCCGTCACGACGGCGCTGCTTCTTGGCCTCGAGACGCGTCGAGCCCTTGATGCGCTGCGGCTCGGTGATGAGCTCGACCGCGCGCTGACGGACGGGAGCGGCGGGGGCTTCGGCCTGCTCGTCCGCGCCGGAACCCGTGGCCGCTCCCCCGCGGCGACGGTTGCGGCGCCGGGCGTTCGCGGACGTCCGCTCCACGGGAGCATCGTCATCGTCGTGGTCGTCGATCTCGTCGCGCGCGGGGAGCGGCGGGAGCTCGGGCGCGTAGAAGTGCAGCTGCGTCGACACGGCCG encodes:
- a CDS encoding Rne/Rng family ribonuclease; amino-acid sequence: MADATEDQIPTTDAPESVAEENPTADAPSVDADPDDEVAADDAEAAAATDAGEPAVLEIDAVDAADAAAVTATDAVEPEIDAAPVEAEAAAEAEAEPAAAPEPEPQPEPAAAPDAPAEPEKPALPTAVSLGLLPEVFVSAVSTQLHFYAPELPPLPARDEIDDHDDDDAPVERTSANARRRNRRRGGAATGSGADEQAEAPAAPVRQRAVELITEPQRIKGSTRLEAKKQRRRDGREAGRRRPVVTEAEFLARREAVDRVMVVRSKSGRIQIGVLEDNVLVEHYVARNQDASLIGNVYLGRVQNVLPSMEAAFVDIGRGRNAVLYSGEVDWDGVETGNQPRRIELALKSGDRVLVQVTKDPVGHKGARLTSQISLPGRYLVYVPNGSMNGISRKLPDTERARLKKILKEVLPESSGVIVRTAAEGATEDQLTRDVQRLTAQWEHISTQVSSIQAPALLHSEPDLLVKIVRDVFNEDFTRMLIQGDEALTTISNYLAGVAPDLLERVEKYEGDQDPFDAFRITEQIEKALDRKVWLPSGGSLVIDRTEAMTVVDVNTGKFVGSGGNLEETVTKNNLEAAEEIVRQLRLRDIGGIIVVDFIDMVLESNRDLVLRRLIECLSRDRTKHQVAEVTSLGLVQMTRKKLGLGLLETFSEACEVCAGRGVVVHHDPVVKHRSAPSTNGNGNGNGNRRSGGRGGNGSASGNAATGGNGNGAQTAPTGGTHVITEGVKSALAQIAASTIHPTVDDPAVVEAAVVASVEAVLDAKVEAPVREKRPRKKREPRAPRTEKDALLESVLEALPEPKAPGQGRSRRRVTTAALTGTPVNAQPTDQA